CAGGCCCTTGACCAGCCAGGTGCATCACATCCCTGTGCTGTGGTGCTCCTAAATGACATTACGATAGGTGTGCTGGATTTTatgctcctggagggcaggaatAGTGGCCAGTGTCTGCCTCATACCGTGATTGGCTCTCAGGCTCACACACATGCCCGAGTATTTCATCCTTCCAGCTCCTCTGGAGAGAGAGGGTATGATCCCAGTTGAGAGATGAGGCAGTGGTGACTCAGACATTCTGCTTGTCCAAGGCACTTGCCGAAACACCTTTGGTGGTTTTCATATTCTCAAATTAAGCAAGACTGGTTCTCCTAAGATCAAGTCATGGTAATGTTTTTCTCAGTTCACAGGAAAAGATGGGTAGACTTTTCATAAAACACAGTCTTCCATCCATACTTTGAGTAAACCTTTAGATTTCATTCTCGCTTAGTTGTGAGCACCAACATTAATTCCGTTATGGGCCGGTGATTGGTCTAGTATATTCTTATGGGACAGCTCTTCAGATCCTGTGATGCTTAGTGCTTTGTTGTACTGTGTAGAGAGGTCCAGGGTTTCCTGGACCTGACTTCCGGTCCCTGACTTCCAGGGACTTGGCCACCTGGACTAGTTGGAGTTGTGCCCACTTGACAATGGGACCTGAGCTCCAAACCTCAGATGTGGACATCCAGGCCCAGTGTTCTTGATACTCCCAACATCTCAGGGCCCAGATCCCAGCTGCATACCTGGGCTGTAATGAGTCCTCAGTGTTTgctgaaggggaagaaaaacagtGTTTGTTAGTTCAGAGTGTTCTAGACGCTATTATGCATGTATCAGGCGTAATCTCCACAGCTTTCTATAAGGAGGTGGTATTGTCCCATTTAGCAGATAAGGGAACTGAGGCTAGTGTCATTAACTTGCTTGAGGTTACCTGGTTAGTAAGTGACCAAGCTGGGGGTTGGGCCCAGATATGTTTGACTTTGAACTAACCTGAATTGTTGCCACTTTTGCATCGGGCCCTACGCGCGGCACCTTTTATCGACTCATTCAGTGATATCAGCGTGTGAAATAGACTGTATCTCCATCATCCAGTGGAGGTGGGAGACTCAGAGGGGCTACGTGTGATGAAGGCACCAAATGAGAATCGAACCCATGAGTCTGAAATCCGTGTTCACCAATAGAGCATGAAAACCGTGTGAGTAATGAGATGAGGCCAGGACTGAGCCCCACTTCTCATCCTCTGTCCTGCCCCAGGTCAGCCGTCAGATCCAGGAGCATGAGCAGGACTCAGCCCTGCGGGAGCAGCTCAGTGGCTATAAGCGGATGCGACGACAGCACCAGAAACAGCTGCTGGCCTTGGAGTCACGGCTGAGGGGTGAACGTGAGGAGCATAGCGCACGGCTACAGCGGGAGCTTGAGGCACAGCGGGCTGGCTTTGGGGCTGAGGCAGAAAAACTGTCCCGGCGGCACCAGGCCATTGGTGAGAAGGAGGCACGAGCCGCCCAGGCCGAGGAGCGAAAGTTCCAGCAGCACATCCTTGGGCAGCAGAAGAAGGAGCTAGCGGCCCTGCTGGAGGCACAGAAGCGAACCTACAAACTTCGGAAGGAGCAGCTAAAGGAGGTGAGATGGGGCTGCAGCAACAGACAGGGCCTGTGGTGGGTGAGGTGCCCTgactccctgccctccccatggCCTTGCCCAGGAGCTCCAGGAGAACCCCAGCACACCCAAGCGGGAGAAGGCCGAGTGGCTTCTGCGGCAGAAGGAGCAACTCCAGCAGTgccaggcagaggaggaggcGGGGCTGCTGCGGCGACAGCGTCAGTACTTTGAGCTTCAGTGTCGCCAGTATAAGCGCAAGATGCTGCTGGCCCGTCACAGCCTGGACCAGGACCTGCTACGGGAGGTAGGCCACCCCACcttccatccccctccccacagcaCAGGCACCTGTTTTTCCCTCTACCCTCTTTCGTGCTGTGGTTTGGCTTCTCTTCCACACCCCTTGTTTCCTCGTGCCTGTCAGACCCTGCTAGAGCTCCCTGGGCTTCCATTCCCAGGCCAGTCAGCAGCTTGGCTCCTTTACACCCCTCAGCTCCCCATGCTCAGCTCCCTCCGCCAGGGAGTTCTGGGGCTCTCTTGACACCAACAAGGCTTCCTGACTGAGCTCTGGGCCCTGCCTCCCTTCTGCCTCAGGATTTGAACAAGAAGCAGACCCAGAAGGACTTGGAGTGTGCGTTGCTGCTGCGGCAGCATGAGGCCACGCGAGAGCTGGAGCTACGGCAGCTCCAGGCCGTCCAGCGCACACGGGCCGAACTCACCCGCCTGCAGCACCAGACAGAGCTGGGCAACCAGCTGGAGTACAACAAGCGGCGTGAGCAAGAGTTGCGGCAGAAGCATGCAGCCCAGGTTCGCCAGCAGCCCAAGAGCCTCAAAGTACGTGCAGGCCAGCGTCCCCCGGGCCTCCCGCTCCCCATTCCTGGGGCTCTGGGACCACCCAgcacaggcacccctagagaaGAGCAGCCCTGCTCATCTGGCCAGGAGGCAGTCCTGAACCAAAGAAttctgggagaggaggaggaggaggaagcagttCCAGAGAGAAGGATTCTGGGAAAGGAAGGGGCTACCCTGGAGCCAGAGGAACAGAGGATATTGGGGGAAGAATCAGGAACCCCTAGTCCCAACCCACAAAAACATAGTTTGATTGATGAGGAAGGTTGGGGTCTGCCTGAGGAGGAGATAGAAGAGCTTAGGGTCCCATCCCTGGCGCCCCAAGAGAGGAGCATTGTGGGCCAGGAGGCAGCTGGGGAATGGAGGTTATGGGAGAAGCAGGACGGGAGCCTCCTGGATGAGGAATTTGAGCTTGGCTGGATCCCGGGCCCAGCGCTGACCCCAGTCCCCgaggaagatgaggaagaggaagagggggcgCCAATTAGGACCCCGAGGGATCCTGGAGATGGCTGTCCCTCACCAGACATCCCCCCTGAACCCCCTCCAACACGTCTGAGGCATGGCCCTATTAGCCAGCTCCCTGGACTCCTGTCCCATGGCCTCCTGGCTGGCCTCTCCTTTGCAGTGGGATCCTCCTCTGGCCTCCTGCCCCTGCTACTTCTGCTGCTGCTCCCACTGCTGGCAGCCCAGGGTGGGGGAGGCCTGCAGGCAGCGCTCCTGGCCCTTGAGGTCGGGCTGGTGGGCCTGGGGGCCTCCTACCTACTTCTTTGTACAGCTCTGCACCTGCCCCCCAGTCTGTTCCTCCTCCTGGCCCAGGGCACTGCACTGGGGGCTGTCCTGGGTTTGAGCTGGCGCCGTGGCCTTATGGGTGTCCCTCTGGGCCTTGGGGCTGCCTGGCTCCTAGCCTGGCCAGGCCTGGCTCTACCTCTGGCAGCTCTGGCAGCTGGGGGCAAATGGGTGCGGGAGCAGGGCCCCCGGATGCGCCGGGGCATCTCTCGACTCTGGCTGCGGGCTCTGCTGCGCCTGTCGCCTGTGGCCTTCTGTGCCCTACAGGGCTGTGGAGCTGTGGGGGACCGAGGCCTATTTGCACTCTACCCCAAGACCAACAAGGATGGCTTCCGCAGCCGTCTGCCCGTTCCTGGGCCCCGGCGGGGTAATCCCCGCACTGCCCGACACCCGCTAGCCCTGTTGGCGAGGTTTTGGACCCTGTGCAAGGGCTGGAACTGGCGCCTGGCACGGGCCAGCCAGGGTTTAGCCTCCCACTTGCCCCCTTGGGCTATCCACACACTGGCCAGCTGGGGCCTGCTCCGAGGTGAGAGGCCCAGCCGTATCCCCCGGCTGCTGCCCCGTAGCCAGCGCCGGCTAGTGCCCTCTGCCTCTCGCCAATCAGCGCCCGGGACTCTAATTGGGCGGCGATCCCGACCCCGCCAGTCCCGGGCCCTGCCTCCTTGGAGGTAACCGACTAGCTCTTCCCCTGCCCGAATCTTAGAGCATCGAGCACTTTATTTCCCACTACTCAGTGAGGTTTCTCCAGTTCTAGTCCTCTCCTCCCTTTCACCCCTCCCTCCTTAGTACACTTCCCCACCTCAGCCCAGTCCTCTGGACCTCTAGACAGGCAGCCTCCTCCACCAGGAGTCCGGAAGTTACACTTTGTGTTCTCCTGACACTCCTCCCCACCCTAAGTTATTGCTGTTCTCCCGCTGTGTGTGTGCTCATCCTCACCCTCATCAACTCAGGCCTGGGGCCAGGGGTGGCGGTGGGTGGgaagtcatgttttttttttctctctttgattttgtttttctgtctcccttccaacctgtcccctttcccccaccaaaaaaagaaaaagacaaacacaaataaaatatctgagCGGAACTGTACCTTTGGCCCAGGCTGCCTCTGTCTGCTTTGTCCTGCCGCCTAGCCTCCCCGGTATGCCCCCAGTCTGGACCCTTGGCCCCCAGTTCCATGACCTCTTCACCCCCATCTACGTTATCTTAACCCCTTTCACTCCTCAGCCTCATCCTCTCTGCCTTCATAGCTTCGTTGCACCATGACCACCACCAGCTCAGAGGTCTGGGCCCCTGTTG
This window of the Neofelis nebulosa isolate mNeoNeb1 chromosome 18, mNeoNeb1.pri, whole genome shotgun sequence genome carries:
- the TAOK2 gene encoding serine/threonine-protein kinase TAO2 isoform X1, translated to MPAGGRAGSLKDPDVAELFFKDDPEKLFSDLREIGHGSFGAVYFARDVRNSEVVAIKKMSYSGKQSNEKWQDIIKEVRFLQKLRHPNTIQYRGCYLREHTAWLVMEYCLGSASDLLEVHKKPLQEVEIAAVTHGALQGLAYLHSHNMIHRDVKAGNILLSEPGLVKLGDFGSASIMAPANSFVGTPYWMAPEVILAMDEGQYDGKVDVWSLGITCIELAERKPPLFNMNAMSALYHIAQNESPVLQSGHWSEYFRNFVDSCLQKIPQDRPTSEVLLKHRFVLRERPPTVIMDLIQRTKDAVRELDNLQYRKMKKILFQEAPNGPGAEAPEEEEPAPCPQEAEPYMHRAGTLTSLESSHSVPSMSISASSQSSSVNSLADASDNEEEEEEEEEEEEEEEGPEAREMAMMQEGEHTVTSHSSIIHRLPGSDNLYDDPYQPEMTPGPLQPPAAPAPTSTTSSARRRAYCRNRDHFATIRTASLVSRQIQEHEQDSALREQLSGYKRMRRQHQKQLLALESRLRGEREEHSARLQRELEAQRAGFGAEAEKLSRRHQAIGEKEARAAQAEERKFQQHILGQQKKELAALLEAQKRTYKLRKEQLKEELQENPSTPKREKAEWLLRQKEQLQQCQAEEEAGLLRRQRQYFELQCRQYKRKMLLARHSLDQDLLREDLNKKQTQKDLECALLLRQHEATRELELRQLQAVQRTRAELTRLQHQTELGNQLEYNKRREQELRQKHAAQVRQQPKSLKVRAGQRPPGLPLPIPGALGPPSTGTPREEQPCSSGQEAVLNQRILGEEEEEEAVPERRILGKEGATLEPEEQRILGEESGTPSPNPQKHSLIDEEGWGLPEEEIEELRVPSLAPQERSIVGQEAAGEWRLWEKQDGSLLDEEFELGWIPGPALTPVPEEDEEEEEGAPIRTPRDPGDGCPSPDIPPEPPPTRLRHGPISQLPGLLSHGLLAGLSFAVGSSSGLLPLLLLLLLPLLAAQGGGGLQAALLALEVGLVGLGASYLLLCTALHLPPSLFLLLAQGTALGAVLGLSWRRGLMGVPLGLGAAWLLAWPGLALPLAALAAGGKWVREQGPRMRRGISRLWLRALLRLSPVAFCALQGCGAVGDRGLFALYPKTNKDGFRSRLPVPGPRRGNPRTARHPLALLARFWTLCKGWNWRLARASQGLASHLPPWAIHTLASWGLLRGERPSRIPRLLPRSQRRLVPSASRQSAPGTLIGRRSRPRQSRALPPWR
- the TAOK2 gene encoding serine/threonine-protein kinase TAO2 isoform X2, with amino-acid sequence MPAGGRAGSLKDPDVAELFFKDDPEKLFSDLREIGHGSFGAVYFARDVRNSEVVAIKKMSYSGKQSNEKWQDIIKEVRFLQKLRHPNTIQYRGCYLREHTAWLVMEYCLGSASDLLEVHKKPLQEVEIAAVTHGALQGLAYLHSHNMIHRDVKAGNILLSEPGLVKLGDFGSASIMAPANSFVGTPYWMAPEVILAMDEGQYDGKVDVWSLGITCIELAERKPPLFNMNAMSALYHIAQNESPVLQSGHWSEYFRNFVDSCLQKIPQDRPTSEVLLKHRFVLRERPPTVIMDLIQRTKDAVRELDNLQYRKMKKILFQEAPNGPGAEAPEEEEEAEPYMHRAGTLTSLESSHSVPSMSISASSQSSSVNSLADASDNEEEEEEEEEEEEEEEGPEAREMAMMQEGEHTVTSHSSIIHRLPGSDNLYDDPYQPEMTPGPLQPPAAPAPTSTTSSARRRAYCRNRDHFATIRTASLVSRQIQEHEQDSALREQLSGYKRMRRQHQKQLLALESRLRGEREEHSARLQRELEAQRAGFGAEAEKLSRRHQAIGEKEARAAQAEERKFQQHILGQQKKELAALLEAQKRTYKLRKEQLKEELQENPSTPKREKAEWLLRQKEQLQQCQAEEEAGLLRRQRQYFELQCRQYKRKMLLARHSLDQDLLREDLNKKQTQKDLECALLLRQHEATRELELRQLQAVQRTRAELTRLQHQTELGNQLEYNKRREQELRQKHAAQVRQQPKSLKVRAGQRPPGLPLPIPGALGPPSTGTPREEQPCSSGQEAVLNQRILGEEEEEEAVPERRILGKEGATLEPEEQRILGEESGTPSPNPQKHSLIDEEGWGLPEEEIEELRVPSLAPQERSIVGQEAAGEWRLWEKQDGSLLDEEFELGWIPGPALTPVPEEDEEEEEGAPIRTPRDPGDGCPSPDIPPEPPPTRLRHGPISQLPGLLSHGLLAGLSFAVGSSSGLLPLLLLLLLPLLAAQGGGGLQAALLALEVGLVGLGASYLLLCTALHLPPSLFLLLAQGTALGAVLGLSWRRGLMGVPLGLGAAWLLAWPGLALPLAALAAGGKWVREQGPRMRRGISRLWLRALLRLSPVAFCALQGCGAVGDRGLFALYPKTNKDGFRSRLPVPGPRRGNPRTARHPLALLARFWTLCKGWNWRLARASQGLASHLPPWAIHTLASWGLLRGERPSRIPRLLPRSQRRLVPSASRQSAPGTLIGRRSRPRQSRALPPWR